A single genomic interval of Cucumis sativus cultivar 9930 chromosome 5, Cucumber_9930_V3, whole genome shotgun sequence harbors:
- the LOC105435618 gene encoding TMV resistance protein N isoform X1, producing MQSSSSSSLDRPKMNYDVFISFRGRDVRHTFAGYLYDALNRLGIKAFLDNKRFLIGDDLHDLFKIIDESRSAIVVLSEDYASAKWCLRELTKIMDSMGTSMERVLPVFYHIDPSIVKDQSGTFKTSFDEHEANVLKEIDNQEKEKRLKELQNWKSALKKIGNHTGVVITKNSSEVDIVNKIASQIFDAWRPKLEALNKNLVGMTSRLLHMNMHLGLGLDDVRFVAIVGMGGIGKTTIAQVVFDCILSKFEDCCFLTLPGGDSKQSLVSLQREMLSQIFHKEDFRIWHENHGVEMIKNRLSGRKVLIVLDGIEERRQLEMLAGSIEWFGPGSRIIITTRNKGLLCHPNYDEMKVYNVEELDHDSALQLFLKHAFGSNHQNNDSFMDLSNEIVEKAKRLPLALRVIGSSLYGKDITVWRETLKRLIKVDERNFFDVLKISYDGLGVESQQVFLDITCFFNGKNEDRVIEILESFGYSPNSEVQLLMQRCLIEVSHKKILVHDLILEMGREIVRKESLTQAEKQSRIWLHEDLYCRFAEKHDLMHIQGIVLSLAKEMEESIELDAESFSEMTKLRILEISNVELDEDIEYLSPLLRIINWLGYPSKSLPPTFQSRYLFELLLPHSHLLRIWDGKKRFPKLKLIDVSNSEHLRVTPDFSGVPNLERLVLCNCVRLCEIHPSINSLNKLILLDLEGCGDLKHFPANIRCKNLQTLKLSGTGLEIFPEIGHMEHLTHLHLDGSNITHFHPSIGYLTGLVFLDLSSCLGLSSLPCEIGNLKSLKTLLLKYCKKLDKIPPSLANAESLETLSISETSITHVPPSIIHCLKNLKTLDCEGLSHGIWKSLLPQFNINQTITTGLGCLKALNLMGCKLMDEDIPEDLHCFSSLETLDLSYNNFTTLPDSLSHLKKLKTLNLNCCTELKDLPKLPESLQYVGGIDCRSMSERYYNKILLIPSSSGHQLYLTFIIPSKDVDVECDMNEFQHSIFTRRSFELNIIEEKPSMIVHDAVDMFHWFGQINEGNWTNIQYEQEFSISKPLNIMYEDVDLSNVCGVFLSTNIEFPENLNHLAIGRFLVSFEIDGKCSGGTMNYEMSQFKAARFFWAAYIPIWMFKDHSVMVQRCCSMKVTISYCCDHIDASKVKIKACGVSSMLSWPNVAEYLAKLFTKRFCSKRNFYTMIRQHNDHQNECRCDELEVRKDDFSSSTFESNDSTFLLRKNLRAILGVMFEEKKRYYMKYFFPHTNIFGWFKNQNKKDKVAVKIPVNIEKDRKWMGLAMFVVFSISEKASCYCFEYEIQTKEKIISTQRHSISTDQVLEYSNQILFVAFEPRYNWYPYDELKSSSSNHVFINFNTNGARMRVEFCGARLVYQQNVEGLIHTIMNCIEESGDELYEYYNQQIVESHLNLINAHWYTISFRRNNSVKNQPSTAASTCTASSLSVEHLLYGSFPHPFFHKSLQERFRSKFDLLLHGDKIPKFFSNQSKGNMTEIKLPQYLEKFRESIGVAVCALVVVDKKRRKLNEIIPERERYTKVVDLICKFKVDSYQIMPEHCHFTSQQKLLSEYASQFLWLSYIPLHGFNINWHYCTQFEIALETSCDELFGVKNCGLHLIHKHERMMIDKMVMESTVPSSTSHKGKEPQIH from the exons ATGCAGAGTTCATCATCGTCTTCTTTGGATCGTCCTAAGATGAACTATGATGTGTTCATAAGCTTTAGAGGTAGAGATGTTCGTCACACTTTTGCAGGATATTTGTACGATGCTTTGAATCGTTTGGGGATAAAAGCTTTCCTGGACAACAAGAGGTTTCTAATTGGAGATGATCTTCATGacttattcaaaataatcGATGAATCAAGATCAGCAATTGTTGTTCTTTCAGAAGACTATGCTTCTGCTAAATGGTGTTTGAGAGAGTTGACTAAGATAATGGATTCCATGGGAACCTCAATGGAGCGTGTCCTTCCTGTGTTTTATCATATTGATCCATCAATTGTTAAAGATCAATCTGGAACTTTTAAGACAAGTTTTGATGAACATGAAGCCAATGTTTTAAAGGAAATTGATAATCAAGAGAAGGAGAAGCGCTTGAAGGAACTCCAGAATTGGAAAAGTGCACTGAAGAAAATTGGCAATCACACTGGAGTTGTCATCACTAAGAACAG TTCTGAGGTAGatatagtaaataaaattgCAAGTCAAATATTCGATGCATGGCGTCCTAAGTTGGAAGCATTGAATAAGAATTTAGTTGGAATGACATCCCGATTGCTCCATATGAACATGCATCTTGGTTTAGGATTAGACGATGTACGCTTCGTTGCGATAGTAGGAATGGGTGGTATTGGTAAAACAACTATTGCTCAAGTCGTTTTTGATTGCAttctttcaaagtttgaaGATTGCTGCTTTCTAACATTACCTGGAGGTGATTCAAAGCAAAGTTTAGTGTCATTACAACGGGAAATgctttctcaaatttttcataaagaaGATTTTAGAATATGGCATGAGAATCATGGAGTAGAGATGATTAAAAATCGACTGAGTGGTAGAAAGGTTCTTATTGTTCTTGATGGCATCGAAGAGAGAAGGCAGTTAGAAATGTTGGCTGGAAGCATCGAGTGGTTTGGTCCTGGAAGCAGAATCATCATTACAACTAGAAATAAAGGATTATTGTGCCATCCTAATTATGATGAAATGAAAGTATACAATGTTGAAGAACTAGATCATGATAGTGCCCTTCAACTCTTTTTGAAGCATGCATTTGGTAGTAATCATCAAAACAATGACAGTTTCATGGATCTTAGTAATGAGATAGTTGAGAAGGCTAAAAGACTTCCATTAGCTTTAAGAGTGATTGGATCTTCTTTGTATGGTAAAGATATTACAGTATGGAGAGAAACGTTGAAGAGGCTGATCAAAGTGgatgaaagaaatttttttgatgTATTGAAAATAAGTTATGATGGATTAGGAGTTGAAAGCCAACAAGTTTTTCTTGACATTACATGTTTCTTCaatggaaaaaatgaagatagagtaattgaaatattagAGAGTTTTGGTTATAGTCCTAATAGTGAAGTACAATTACTGATGCAAAGATGTTTAATTGAAGTTTCACACAAGAAAATATTGGTGCATGATTTAATTCTTGAAATGGGTCGAGAAATTGTGCGTAAGGAGTCCCTCACTCAAGCAGAAAAACAGAGTAGGATTTGGCTTCATGAAGATCTTTACTGCAGGTTTGCTGAAAAACAT GACTTGATGCATATTCAAGGGATAGTTTTAAGTTTGgcaaaagaaatggaagaatcaATAGAATTGGATGCTGAATCCTTTTCAGAGATGACCAAACTAAGAATACTGGAAATCAGTAATGTGGAGCTCGATGAAGACATTGAATATCTCTCTCCACTCTTACGGATAATTAATTGGCTTGGCTATCCTTCGAAGAGTTTGCCCCCAACGTTTCAATCCCGCTATTTGTTTGAACTACTCTTGCCTCATAGTCACCTTTTACGAATTTGGGATGGAAAAAAG AGATTTCCAAAGCTGAAATTAATTGATGTTAGTAACTCAGAACACTTGAGGGTGACACCTGATTTTTCTGGGGTTCCAAATCTTGAGAGATTGGTTCTATGTAACTGTGTTAGACTGTGTGAGATTCATCCCTCCATCAATTCCCTCAACAAACTCATTTTACTGGATTTAGAGGGTTGTGGTGATCTTAAACATTTTCCAGCAAATATAAGATGTAAAAATCTCCAAACACTCAAACTTTCTGGTACAGGTCTTGAAATTTTTCCAGAGATAGGCCATATGGAACATTTGACTCATCTTCATCTTGATGGATCCAATATAACCcattttcatccttcaatTGGGTATCTAACTGGCTTAGTTTTCTTGGACCTATCCTCCTGTTTAGGTCTTTCTAGTCTTCCTTGTGAAATTGGTAACTTGAAGTCTTTGAAAACCCtccttttgaaatattgtaaaaaactTGATAAAATCCCTCCAAGCTTAGCAAATGCAGAATCCTTGGAGACACTTTCTATTAGTGAAACCTCAATAACCCATGTTCCACCAAGCATTATTCATTGTTTAAAGAACCTAAAAACGTTAGATTGTGAAGGACTATCACATGGAATTTGGAAGTCATTGCTCCCCCAATTCAACATTAATCAAACAATAACCACTGGTTTGGGGTGCCTCAAAGCTCTAAATTTAATGGGTTGCAAACTTATGGATGAGGACATTCCTGAAGATCTCCATTGCTTTTCTTCATTAGAAACACTAGATCTCAGCTATAATAACTTCACAACACTCCCTGATAGTCTTAGCCACCTCAAGAAGTTAAAGACATTGAACCTGAATTGTTGCACTGAGCTTAAAGACTTACCAAAGCTTCCAGAAAGTTTGCAATATGTAGGAGGAATAGACTGCAGATCGATGTCAGAACgatattataacaaaattttgcttATCCCTTCTAGTTCTGGGCACCAACTTTACCTTACTTTTATCATTCCTTCCAAGGATGTGGATGTAGAATGTGACATGAATGAGTTCCAACATTCGATATTTACTCGAAGATCATTTGAG CTAAACATTATAGAAGAGAAACCATCCATGATCGTCCATGACGCTGTTGACATGTTCCACTGGTTTGGCCAGATAAATGAAGGGAATTGGACAAACATTCAGTATGAGCAAGAATTCTCGATCAGTAAACCACTCAATATTATGTATGAAGATGTTGATCTAAGCAATGTTTGTGGAGTTTTCCTTTCAACAAACATTGAATTTCcagaaaatttaaatcatcTTGCAATTGGAAGATTCTTAGTTAGCTTTGAAATTGATGGGAAATGTTCTGGTGGAACAATGAATTATGAGATGTCCCAATTTAAAGCTGCAAGATTCTTTTGGGCAGCATACATACCAATTTGGATGTTTAAAGATCATAGTGTGATGGTTCAAAGATGTTGCTCTATGAAGGTTACAATTAGTTATTGTTGTGATCATATAGATGCAAGCAAGGTCAAAATTAAAGCATGTGGTGTTTCTTCTATGCTCTCCTGGCCAAATGTAGCAGAGTATTTGGCAAAATTGTTCACTAAGCGTTTTTGCTCTAAACGCAATTTCTACACCATGATTCGACAACATAATGATCATCAGAATGAATGCAGGTGTGATGAACTTGAAGTTCGAAAGGATGACTTTTCATCCTCTACATTTGAATCTAACGATTCAACATTTTTGCTCAGGAAGAACCTCAGAGCAATACTTGGGGTAATGTTCGAG GAAAAAAAGCGTTACTACATGAAATACTTCTTCCcacatacaaatatttttggatGGTTCAAAAATCAGAATAAGAAAGACAAAGTAGCAGTGAAGATTCCcgtaaatatagaaaaagacAGGAAGTGGATGGGGTTGGCAATGTTTGTTGTCTTCTCGATTTCTGAGAAAGCTTCTTGTTATTGTTTTGAGTATGAAATACAAACAAAGGAGAAAATTATATCCACCCAAAGGCACTCTATCTCTACAGATCAGGTTTTAGAGTATTCAAATCAAATACTGTTTGTGGCTTTTGAACCGCGGTATAATTGGTATCCTTATGATGAACTGAAGTCTTCTTCATCCAACCatgttttcattaatttcaatacTAATGGTGCAAGAATGCGAGTAGAGTTTTGTGGAGCTCGTTTAGTTTACCAGCAAAATGTTGAGGGACTTATTCACACAATTATGAATTGCATAGAGGAGAGTGGTGATGAGCTTTATGAATATTATAACCAACAAATTGTGGAATCTCATTTAAACTTGATAAATGCACATTGGTATACTATCTCATTCCGTCGAAATAACTCTGTGAAGAATCAACCATCAACTGCTGCTTCAACTTGTACTGCTTCAAGCCTTTCAGTTGAGCACCTTTTATATGGAAGTTTCCCACACCCATTCTTCCATAAGTCCTTACAG GAACGATTTAGAAGTAAGTTTGATCTGCTTCTACATGGAGATAAGATCCCAAAATTTTTCAGCAATCAAAGCAAAGGAAACATGACAGAAATAAAGTTACCacaatatttggaaaaatttCGAGAGAGTATAGGTGTTGCTGTGTGTGCTCTTGTGGTTGTGgacaagaaaagaagaaaactaaatgAGATTATTCCAGAACGAGAGAGGTATACAAAAGTTGTGGATCTTATATGTAAATTCAAAGTTGACTCGTATCAAATTATGCCAGAGCACTGTCACTTCACATCCCAACAAAAACTGTTGAGTGAATATGCTTCACAATTCCTTTGGCTCTCTTACATTCCCCTTCATGGATTTAATATCAATTGGCATTATTGCACCCAGTTTGAAATTGCACTTGAAACTAGCTGTGATGAGCTATTTGGAGTGAAGAATTGTGGTCTTCATCTCATACATAAGCATGAAAGGATGATGATTGATAAGATGGTAATGGAGTCAACTGTTCCATCATCCACTAGCCACAAAGGAAAGGAACCTCAAATTCATTGA
- the LOC105435618 gene encoding TMV resistance protein N isoform X2: MQSSSSSSLDRPKMNYDVFISFRGRDVRHTFAGYLYDALNRLGIKAFLDNKRFLIGDDLHDLFKIIDESRSAIVVLSEDYASAKWCLRELTKIMDSMGTSMERVLPVFYHIDPSIVKDQSGTFKTSFDEHEANVLKEIDNQEKEKRLKELQNWKSALKKIGNHTGVVITKNSSEVDIVNKIASQIFDAWRPKLEALNKNLVGMTSRLLHMNMHLGLGLDDVRFVAIVGMGGIGKTTIAQVVFDCILSKFEDCCFLTLPGGDSKQSLVSLQREMLSQIFHKEDFRIWHENHGVEMIKNRLSGRKVLIVLDGIEERRQLEMLAGSIEWFGPGSRIIITTRNKGLLCHPNYDEMKVYNVEELDHDSALQLFLKHAFGSNHQNNDSFMDLSNEIVEKAKRLPLALRVIGSSLYGKDITVWRETLKRLIKVDERNFFDVLKISYDGLGVESQQVFLDITCFFNGKNEDRVIEILESFGYSPNSEVQLLMQRCLIEVSHKKILVHDLILEMGREIVRKESLTQAEKQSRIWLHEDLYCRFAEKHDLMHIQGIVLSLAKEMEESIELDAESFSEMTKLRILEISNVELDEDIEYLSPLLRIINWLGYPSKSLPPTFQSRYLFELLLPHSHLLRIWDGKKRFPKLKLIDVSNSEHLRVTPDFSGVPNLERLVLCNCVRLCEIHPSINSLNKLILLDLEGCGDLKHFPANIRCKNLQTLKLSGTGLEIFPEIGHMEHLTHLHLDGSNITHFHPSIGYLTGLVFLDLSSCLGLSSLPCEIGNLKSLKTLLLKYCKKLDKIPPSLANAESLETLSISETSITHVPPSIIHCLKNLKTLDCEGLSHGIWKSLLPQFNINQTITTGLGCLKALNLMGCKLMDEDIPEDLHCFSSLETLDLSYNNFTTLPDSLSHLKKLKTLNLNCCTELKDLPKLPESLQYVGGIDCRSMSERYYNKILLIPSSSGHQLYLTFIIPSKDVDVECDMNEFQHSIFTRRSFELNIIEEKPSMIVHDAVDMFHWFGQINEGNWTNIQYEQEFSISKPLNIMYEDVDLSNVCGVFLSTNIEFPENLNHLAIGRFLVSFEIDGKCSGGTMNYEMSQFKAARFFWAAYIPIWMFKDHSVMVQRCCSMKVTISYCCDHIDASKVKIKACGVSSMLSWPNVAEYLAKLFTKRFCSKRNFYTMIRQHNDHQNECRCDELEVRKDDFSSSTFESNDSTFLLRKNLRAILGVMFEEKKRYYMKYFFPHTNIFGWFKNQNKKDKVAVKIPVNIEKDRKWMGLAMFVVFSISEKASCYCFEYEIQTKEKIISTQRHSISTDQVLEYSNQILFVAFEPRYNWYPYDELKSSSSNHVFINFNTNGARMRVEFCGARLVYQQNVEGLIHTIMNCIEESGDELYEYYNQQIVESHLNLINAHWYTISFRRNNSVKNQPSTAASTCTASSLSVEHLLYGSFPHPFFHKSLQALLRWRLKRNPRTRLQISLSKYSNQSYLDPVLPFDILE, encoded by the exons ATGCAGAGTTCATCATCGTCTTCTTTGGATCGTCCTAAGATGAACTATGATGTGTTCATAAGCTTTAGAGGTAGAGATGTTCGTCACACTTTTGCAGGATATTTGTACGATGCTTTGAATCGTTTGGGGATAAAAGCTTTCCTGGACAACAAGAGGTTTCTAATTGGAGATGATCTTCATGacttattcaaaataatcGATGAATCAAGATCAGCAATTGTTGTTCTTTCAGAAGACTATGCTTCTGCTAAATGGTGTTTGAGAGAGTTGACTAAGATAATGGATTCCATGGGAACCTCAATGGAGCGTGTCCTTCCTGTGTTTTATCATATTGATCCATCAATTGTTAAAGATCAATCTGGAACTTTTAAGACAAGTTTTGATGAACATGAAGCCAATGTTTTAAAGGAAATTGATAATCAAGAGAAGGAGAAGCGCTTGAAGGAACTCCAGAATTGGAAAAGTGCACTGAAGAAAATTGGCAATCACACTGGAGTTGTCATCACTAAGAACAG TTCTGAGGTAGatatagtaaataaaattgCAAGTCAAATATTCGATGCATGGCGTCCTAAGTTGGAAGCATTGAATAAGAATTTAGTTGGAATGACATCCCGATTGCTCCATATGAACATGCATCTTGGTTTAGGATTAGACGATGTACGCTTCGTTGCGATAGTAGGAATGGGTGGTATTGGTAAAACAACTATTGCTCAAGTCGTTTTTGATTGCAttctttcaaagtttgaaGATTGCTGCTTTCTAACATTACCTGGAGGTGATTCAAAGCAAAGTTTAGTGTCATTACAACGGGAAATgctttctcaaatttttcataaagaaGATTTTAGAATATGGCATGAGAATCATGGAGTAGAGATGATTAAAAATCGACTGAGTGGTAGAAAGGTTCTTATTGTTCTTGATGGCATCGAAGAGAGAAGGCAGTTAGAAATGTTGGCTGGAAGCATCGAGTGGTTTGGTCCTGGAAGCAGAATCATCATTACAACTAGAAATAAAGGATTATTGTGCCATCCTAATTATGATGAAATGAAAGTATACAATGTTGAAGAACTAGATCATGATAGTGCCCTTCAACTCTTTTTGAAGCATGCATTTGGTAGTAATCATCAAAACAATGACAGTTTCATGGATCTTAGTAATGAGATAGTTGAGAAGGCTAAAAGACTTCCATTAGCTTTAAGAGTGATTGGATCTTCTTTGTATGGTAAAGATATTACAGTATGGAGAGAAACGTTGAAGAGGCTGATCAAAGTGgatgaaagaaatttttttgatgTATTGAAAATAAGTTATGATGGATTAGGAGTTGAAAGCCAACAAGTTTTTCTTGACATTACATGTTTCTTCaatggaaaaaatgaagatagagtaattgaaatattagAGAGTTTTGGTTATAGTCCTAATAGTGAAGTACAATTACTGATGCAAAGATGTTTAATTGAAGTTTCACACAAGAAAATATTGGTGCATGATTTAATTCTTGAAATGGGTCGAGAAATTGTGCGTAAGGAGTCCCTCACTCAAGCAGAAAAACAGAGTAGGATTTGGCTTCATGAAGATCTTTACTGCAGGTTTGCTGAAAAACAT GACTTGATGCATATTCAAGGGATAGTTTTAAGTTTGgcaaaagaaatggaagaatcaATAGAATTGGATGCTGAATCCTTTTCAGAGATGACCAAACTAAGAATACTGGAAATCAGTAATGTGGAGCTCGATGAAGACATTGAATATCTCTCTCCACTCTTACGGATAATTAATTGGCTTGGCTATCCTTCGAAGAGTTTGCCCCCAACGTTTCAATCCCGCTATTTGTTTGAACTACTCTTGCCTCATAGTCACCTTTTACGAATTTGGGATGGAAAAAAG AGATTTCCAAAGCTGAAATTAATTGATGTTAGTAACTCAGAACACTTGAGGGTGACACCTGATTTTTCTGGGGTTCCAAATCTTGAGAGATTGGTTCTATGTAACTGTGTTAGACTGTGTGAGATTCATCCCTCCATCAATTCCCTCAACAAACTCATTTTACTGGATTTAGAGGGTTGTGGTGATCTTAAACATTTTCCAGCAAATATAAGATGTAAAAATCTCCAAACACTCAAACTTTCTGGTACAGGTCTTGAAATTTTTCCAGAGATAGGCCATATGGAACATTTGACTCATCTTCATCTTGATGGATCCAATATAACCcattttcatccttcaatTGGGTATCTAACTGGCTTAGTTTTCTTGGACCTATCCTCCTGTTTAGGTCTTTCTAGTCTTCCTTGTGAAATTGGTAACTTGAAGTCTTTGAAAACCCtccttttgaaatattgtaaaaaactTGATAAAATCCCTCCAAGCTTAGCAAATGCAGAATCCTTGGAGACACTTTCTATTAGTGAAACCTCAATAACCCATGTTCCACCAAGCATTATTCATTGTTTAAAGAACCTAAAAACGTTAGATTGTGAAGGACTATCACATGGAATTTGGAAGTCATTGCTCCCCCAATTCAACATTAATCAAACAATAACCACTGGTTTGGGGTGCCTCAAAGCTCTAAATTTAATGGGTTGCAAACTTATGGATGAGGACATTCCTGAAGATCTCCATTGCTTTTCTTCATTAGAAACACTAGATCTCAGCTATAATAACTTCACAACACTCCCTGATAGTCTTAGCCACCTCAAGAAGTTAAAGACATTGAACCTGAATTGTTGCACTGAGCTTAAAGACTTACCAAAGCTTCCAGAAAGTTTGCAATATGTAGGAGGAATAGACTGCAGATCGATGTCAGAACgatattataacaaaattttgcttATCCCTTCTAGTTCTGGGCACCAACTTTACCTTACTTTTATCATTCCTTCCAAGGATGTGGATGTAGAATGTGACATGAATGAGTTCCAACATTCGATATTTACTCGAAGATCATTTGAG CTAAACATTATAGAAGAGAAACCATCCATGATCGTCCATGACGCTGTTGACATGTTCCACTGGTTTGGCCAGATAAATGAAGGGAATTGGACAAACATTCAGTATGAGCAAGAATTCTCGATCAGTAAACCACTCAATATTATGTATGAAGATGTTGATCTAAGCAATGTTTGTGGAGTTTTCCTTTCAACAAACATTGAATTTCcagaaaatttaaatcatcTTGCAATTGGAAGATTCTTAGTTAGCTTTGAAATTGATGGGAAATGTTCTGGTGGAACAATGAATTATGAGATGTCCCAATTTAAAGCTGCAAGATTCTTTTGGGCAGCATACATACCAATTTGGATGTTTAAAGATCATAGTGTGATGGTTCAAAGATGTTGCTCTATGAAGGTTACAATTAGTTATTGTTGTGATCATATAGATGCAAGCAAGGTCAAAATTAAAGCATGTGGTGTTTCTTCTATGCTCTCCTGGCCAAATGTAGCAGAGTATTTGGCAAAATTGTTCACTAAGCGTTTTTGCTCTAAACGCAATTTCTACACCATGATTCGACAACATAATGATCATCAGAATGAATGCAGGTGTGATGAACTTGAAGTTCGAAAGGATGACTTTTCATCCTCTACATTTGAATCTAACGATTCAACATTTTTGCTCAGGAAGAACCTCAGAGCAATACTTGGGGTAATGTTCGAG GAAAAAAAGCGTTACTACATGAAATACTTCTTCCcacatacaaatatttttggatGGTTCAAAAATCAGAATAAGAAAGACAAAGTAGCAGTGAAGATTCCcgtaaatatagaaaaagacAGGAAGTGGATGGGGTTGGCAATGTTTGTTGTCTTCTCGATTTCTGAGAAAGCTTCTTGTTATTGTTTTGAGTATGAAATACAAACAAAGGAGAAAATTATATCCACCCAAAGGCACTCTATCTCTACAGATCAGGTTTTAGAGTATTCAAATCAAATACTGTTTGTGGCTTTTGAACCGCGGTATAATTGGTATCCTTATGATGAACTGAAGTCTTCTTCATCCAACCatgttttcattaatttcaatacTAATGGTGCAAGAATGCGAGTAGAGTTTTGTGGAGCTCGTTTAGTTTACCAGCAAAATGTTGAGGGACTTATTCACACAATTATGAATTGCATAGAGGAGAGTGGTGATGAGCTTTATGAATATTATAACCAACAAATTGTGGAATCTCATTTAAACTTGATAAATGCACATTGGTATACTATCTCATTCCGTCGAAATAACTCTGTGAAGAATCAACCATCAACTGCTGCTTCAACTTGTACTGCTTCAAGCCTTTCAGTTGAGCACCTTTTATATGGAAGTTTCCCACACCCATTCTTCCATAAGTCCTTACAG GCTCTACTAAGATGGAGATTGAAAAGAAACCCTCGAACACGCTTACAAATCTCTCTCTCCAAATACTCCAACCAAAGCTATTTGGATCCAGTTCTACCATTCGACATCTTGgaataa